The following coding sequences are from one Methanococcoides orientis window:
- a CDS encoding glycosyltransferase family 2 protein encodes MKLTMVIPSYWGRESNVGWLEGDSVYDHATPLDSEGTIGRAIESTAILEDTDFELVILVAPNNAEITDQVEQKVREIIRSSSNGNIKVHMFGPSNLEKLHEELKNGGMDEYCDLLSLTGYSNIRNMCLFIPHIMNSDVALLIDDDEVFEDPQFISKAKEFIGNHHEGNLINAIAGYYLQPDGDYLVGAPDSPWTRYWNKNACMNEGFEQVIGTSPRLKETPFVFGGNMVIHRNLFMEVPFDPMVPRGEDIDYLMNARMFGHSFFLDNELAIKHLPPAKSHPKWKRVREDIYRFVYERAKLMSQKKTDGMTILSVEDMGCYPGSFLGDDLEKKIINACRLLSEEYLDKGDPVGSEEALKNIELSLDDAIPDLDPFNHLCQLQKKWSELMLYADERDGLDSIINGTL; translated from the coding sequence TTGAAACTAACAATGGTTATTCCCAGTTACTGGGGAAGAGAAAGCAATGTGGGATGGCTTGAAGGTGATTCAGTATATGATCATGCCACTCCGCTGGATTCTGAGGGAACAATTGGACGAGCCATCGAAAGTACAGCCATACTTGAAGACACGGACTTCGAGCTGGTAATTCTGGTCGCTCCGAATAATGCAGAGATCACCGACCAGGTGGAGCAGAAGGTAAGAGAGATCATCAGGTCCTCTTCAAATGGTAATATCAAAGTCCATATGTTCGGTCCTTCAAATCTGGAAAAACTGCATGAGGAACTGAAGAACGGTGGTATGGATGAATATTGTGACCTACTCTCACTAACAGGTTATTCCAACATCAGGAACATGTGCCTTTTTATCCCGCATATTATGAACTCAGATGTTGCACTCCTGATCGATGACGATGAGGTCTTTGAAGACCCGCAATTCATATCCAAGGCAAAGGAATTCATAGGAAACCATCATGAAGGGAATCTTATCAATGCGATTGCCGGCTACTACCTCCAGCCAGACGGGGATTACCTTGTTGGTGCTCCTGACAGCCCCTGGACCAGATACTGGAACAAGAATGCCTGTATGAATGAAGGTTTTGAACAGGTAATAGGCACATCCCCACGGCTTAAGGAAACTCCTTTCGTATTTGGGGGAAATATGGTCATCCACCGGAACCTGTTCATGGAAGTCCCATTCGACCCCATGGTCCCGCGAGGGGAAGATATTGATTATCTTATGAATGCCAGGATGTTCGGCCATTCCTTCTTCCTTGATAACGAACTTGCCATCAAACACCTTCCACCTGCTAAATCCCACCCGAAATGGAAGCGGGTGCGAGAAGATATTTACAGGTTTGTCTATGAGCGAGCGAAGCTAATGAGCCAGAAAAAGACCGATGGGATGACAATATTGTCTGTAGAAGATATGGGCTGCTACCCCGGAAGCTTCCTCGGTGACGATCTTGAAAAGAAGATCATAAATGCCTGCAGGCTGCTCTCGGAAGAGTATCTTGATAAGGGCGATCCGGTTGGAAGCGAGGAAGCCCTCAAGAACATCGAGCTTTCACTCGACGATGCGATACCCGACCTTGATCCCTTCAACCATCTTTGCCAGCTGCAAAAGAAATGGAGCGAACTTATGCTGTATGCAGATGAGAGAGATGGGCTGGATTCGATCATCAATGGTACTTTGTAA
- a CDS encoding GTPase codes for MANYKLMVQDVIKKADVLLEVVDARFPDETRNSEVERNVKRSRKPLIIVLSKCDLVSKETLEKSKSRLSKIAPTVFVSSKERYGTTMLRHKILEVADIQGREILIGCLGYPNTGKSSVINGVVGKGKTSTSSISGHTKGVQLVKAGSRIVFIDTPGVIPFDENDEYRQGLLGVKDATHLSDLEGVAMKIIENACEKNKPALEEFYKVEIGNENVYEILELIGLKLNYLKKKGEIDEIRAAVRIINDWQQGKLLI; via the coding sequence ATGGCAAACTACAAGTTGATGGTACAGGATGTAATAAAAAAGGCCGATGTCCTTCTCGAGGTAGTGGACGCCCGATTCCCGGATGAGACACGGAACAGTGAGGTAGAGCGTAATGTCAAACGTTCACGCAAACCATTGATAATAGTGCTCAGCAAATGCGACCTTGTCTCAAAGGAAACGCTTGAGAAATCCAAATCCCGCCTTTCAAAGATCGCACCTACGGTCTTCGTTTCCAGCAAGGAAAGGTATGGTACCACTATGCTGAGACATAAGATCCTTGAAGTTGCCGACATACAGGGACGCGAGATCCTCATCGGATGTCTTGGTTATCCAAACACCGGGAAATCCTCGGTGATCAACGGAGTGGTAGGGAAAGGAAAGACCAGCACATCATCCATATCCGGACACACTAAAGGGGTACAGCTTGTAAAAGCTGGCTCACGCATTGTTTTTATTGACACTCCAGGAGTCATACCTTTTGACGAGAATGACGAGTACAGGCAGGGCCTTCTTGGAGTAAAAGATGCCACACATCTGAGCGATCTTGAGGGAGTGGCCATGAAGATCATCGAGAATGCATGTGAAAAGAACAAGCCTGCTCTTGAGGAATTCTATAAGGTCGAGATCGGGAACGAGAATGTTTACGAGATTCTTGAGCTCATAGGGTTAAAATTAAATTACCTTAAGAAAAAAGGCGAGATCGATGAGATAAGGGCTGCTGTAAGGATCATTAATGACTGGCAACAGGGGAAACTGTTGATCTGA
- a CDS encoding YwbE family protein translates to MSEGNTRANIKIGAKVGIVLKKDQRSGKITHGIVKRILTKSSSHPHGIKVQLEDGQVGRVKEILS, encoded by the coding sequence ATGAGTGAAGGTAATACCAGAGCAAATATCAAAATTGGAGCAAAAGTAGGGATCGTCTTAAAGAAAGATCAACGATCCGGCAAAATAACTCACGGAATTGTCAAGAGAATTCTAACTAAATCTTCTTCACATCCCCATGGGATAAAGGTTCAGCTGGAGGATGGTCAGGTTGGGAGAGTAAAAGAGATACTTTCATAA
- a CDS encoding DUF1638 domain-containing protein: MPSLYLVSCRMFEDELVNIFEGEDENTRLLLIENENIEGIEKKLNEVSLDYEKISIEDVDSKLDPTDKFVVVLHLLEFALDADPDLLKEKVYMTIEENGERFDGVLVFYGLCGNVLGTIESDFAHLGIPVRILKDAEGNIVDDCICAAFGNRSAYVEAMSGEERGTGTYFLTPMQAANWKEMLVLAKLTPDPDNIEMTKMVFDYSGYKNVGKVDTGLCYEKKFDETVDDFASRFDFEKKLFEGSTKVADQCYHSIKKEIIG; this comes from the coding sequence ATGCCATCACTATACCTTGTATCCTGTCGTATGTTCGAAGATGAACTCGTTAATATATTCGAGGGAGAGGACGAGAATACTCGTCTGCTACTGATCGAGAACGAAAATATTGAAGGAATTGAAAAGAAGCTGAATGAGGTTTCCCTGGACTACGAAAAAATATCTATTGAGGATGTAGATTCAAAGCTTGATCCGACCGACAAATTCGTGGTTGTCCTGCATCTTCTGGAGTTCGCGCTGGATGCTGATCCTGATCTTCTCAAGGAAAAGGTATACATGACCATCGAGGAAAATGGAGAACGATTTGACGGTGTGCTGGTATTTTACGGTCTTTGTGGCAATGTGCTTGGAACCATCGAATCTGATTTTGCACACCTCGGAATCCCGGTTCGGATCCTTAAAGATGCTGAAGGTAACATCGTGGATGATTGTATCTGTGCTGCATTCGGTAACAGGAGTGCTTATGTTGAAGCCATGTCCGGTGAAGAAAGAGGTACAGGCACATACTTCTTAACCCCCATGCAGGCAGCCAACTGGAAAGAAATGCTTGTTCTTGCAAAATTAACTCCTGATCCGGATAATATCGAAATGACAAAAATGGTATTTGATTACTCTGGTTACAAAAATGTCGGAAAGGTGGATACCGGCCTGTGCTACGAAAAGAAGTTTGATGAAACGGTTGATGACTTTGCATCTCGATTCGATTTTGAAAAGAAGTTATTTGAAGGATCCACAAAAGTAGCAGATCAATGCTATCATTCTATCAAGAAAGAGATCATTGGCTGA